TCTACGAGGACCGCGGGGTGGTGGACAAGTGCGACTTCTGCAAGGACATCGTCGATGCGGGCGGTGCACCGGCCTGTGTCGAGGCCTGCCCGATGCGAGCGATGGAATGGGGGGATATTGAGGAACTGAAGGCTCGCCATCCTGAG
This genomic window from Anaerolineae bacterium contains:
- a CDS encoding dimethyl sulfoxide reductase subunit B (oxidoreductase, Fe-S subunit; terminal electron transfer protein for the reduction of DMSO), coding for YEDRGVVDKCDFCKDIVDAGGAPACVEACPMRAMEWGDIEELKARHPEAVFPVAPLAEPQDFGPNALYTKHIWDTGQPGEILNQEEI